A region of the Oceanihabitans sp. IOP_32 genome:
CATAAACCAGCACGAATTTGTTGATATTTATTAGCGGTCATGGCCACACCATTAGCGCTTCCGCAAAGTAAAATTCCAAAGTCTACTTTTTTATCTACAACATCTTGAGCTACCGGGTGTACAAAATCTGGATAATCTACACTATCGTCAGTATTGGTACCATAATTGGTTATTGCATAACCTTTAGATTCTAGATGTTTAATAATAGCAAATTTATAATCGGTACCAGCGTGGTCGTTTCCTATGGCAATTTTCATTTTTTTAAAGGTATTAAAAGTTATGGCACAAAGGTAGTAATTATTAACAATGTCGATTAGTATATTCATAACTTGTTAATAACTGTTAATTACTTTTAATAAGAAAACCATGGAATATCCATTTATTTTTTCAATCAAAAACCCATCTCTAAAAACCAAATTTTTAAGTCACTTTCTTTTTTTAAAATATGACAAGAATTAACAGTCGATATAAACATCAATTCTTAAAAACTTATTAATAAAAGACTGTTAATTTAGGTTGTTAACAATTGTTAATAGCGTTTACAAACGCTCTATTTAACAAGATCTTAAAACAAAATAACCTGTTAATAACGCCTTAACAGACCTTTTTAACTATAGCATCAAAATAAAAGTAAAAAAAGTTATACCGCTATTAACATACTATAATAAGCATCATTTATTTTTTTAAATTTTAAAAGAAAAATTATTGTATTATATATAATGTGGATAAGTTTGATTTTTGAAAGTTATGAATTAATGGCATTAAATATTAAAATTGTAGCTTTGTAAAAATAAATAGCCGTCTTCTCCTAAAATCGAGCTATTAAATAATAAAATTTCCAATATCTTTAGGGAATTATAATGATTACAAAATTACATGACAAGACAGAGAAAAGGTAAATCCAAGAAAAAGGGCATTTCCAACCTTTCAAATACAATTTTAAGTATTTTAAAAAAAGATAGAAACCAAGCATTTAATTATAAACAAATCGCTGCTAAAATTGGTGTTAACGATGCTAGTAGCAGAAATCAAATCATAAAGAAATTACGTGATTTACAAGGTAAACAAGAAATAGAAGAGGTAGAACGCGGTAAATTTAAAGCCGTAGTTAATACAGATTATTACACCGGTATTCTCGACTTAGCAGCAAAGGGTAATGGGTATATTATTAGTGACGATTTTGAAGATGATGTGTTTATTGCTTCAAACCATATTAATAAAGCTTTAAACGGAGACGAAGTGGAGTTTTATGTGTATAAACGCCGTAAACAAGGCAAATTAGAAGGCGAAATCACCAATATTATTGCGCGTGCTAAAAGCGAGTATGTGGGAGTGATTCAAATTCAAGATAAAAAGAATTTTGCCTTTGTAGTGGTCGATAATAATAAAATGTACACCGATATTTTTGTACCTATAAATAAAATATACCAAGCAAAAGATGGCGATAAAGTTCTAGTTAAAATTGAAGATTGGCCAGAAAAAGCGAGTTCTCCTCATGGTAAAGTGCTTCAAGTACTGGGCAAACCTGGCGACCATGATACCGAAATCCATGCCATTCTTGCCGAGTATGGTTTACCATACGATTTTCCAGAAGCGGTTGAAGCCTATGCCAATCAAATAGATACTACAATAACAGCCGATGAAATTGCAAAACGTCGGGATATGCGGGAGGATTTAACCTTTACCATCGATCCTAAAGACGCTAAAGATTTTGATGATGCCTTATCTTTTAAAGTTTTAGATAATGGCTTATACGAGATAGGAATACATATTGCCGATGTGTCACATTATGTGCAAGAAGGTACCGTTCTAGACGATGAAGCTTTCGAGCGTGCCACCTCGGTATATTTGGTAGATCGGGTGGTACCTATGTTGCCAGAGGTGCTCTCTAATAATGCTTGTTCTTTACGTCCAAATGAAGAAAAATATACCTTTTCTGCGGTGTTTCAAATAAATGATAAAGCTGAAATAAAAAACGAATGGTTTGGCAGAACAGTAACCTATTCTGATGCGCGATTTGCCTACGAAGAAGCCCAGGCCATTATAGAACAAAATAGCTCGAACTCTGTTGAAACCAATCAAATTGAAAATTTAGATACTTTTATTCCAGAAGCGGTGTCCATTACTGGGAAAAGCTATAATACCGCTCCAGAAATTGCTCACGCAATTGTGAAAATGGATAAATTGGCCAAAATTATGCGTAAAAAACGTATGCGTTCTGGTGCGATTTCATTCGATAAGGTTGAAGTAAAATTCAATTTAGATGCCAATAATAAACCAACGGGAGTGTTTTTTAAAACCAGTAAAGATGCCAACAAACTCATCGAAGAATTTATGTTGTTGGCCAACCGTAAGGTTTCAGAATTTATAGGAAAACAAAACCCTAAGAAAACCTTTATTTATCGTGTTCACGACGAACCAGACGAAACCAAACTCGCGGCCTTAAACAATGTGGTAAGTAGGTTTGGTTATAAATTAAATTTTAAAGATCGCAAAAATGTAGCGGCCTCCCTTAATAATTTACTTAAAGACGTGAATGGTAAGAAAGAACAGAATTTAGTAGATACCTTAACGATTAGAACCATGAGTAAGGCCGAATACACTACAAAAAATATTGGTCATTACGGTTTAGCATTCGATTATTACAGTCATTTTACATCGCCCATTAGGCGGTATCCCGATGTGATGGCGCACCGGTTGTTACAACATTATTTAGAAGGCGGAAAATCGGTAAATCAAGATGTTTACGAAGATAAGTGTAACCATTCTAGTAATATGGAAAATTTATCAACTCGAGCAGAACGCGACTCTATTAAATACATGCAAATTAAATTTATGGAAGACCATAAAGAAGAAGCATTTTTAGGCGTTATTTCTGGAGTAACCGATTGGGGAATTTACGTTGAAATTATTTCTAACAAATGTGAAGGTATGGTTAGTGTTCGCGATATGAAAGACGATCACTATGTTTTTGATCAAGATCAATTTGCTATGGTGGGTAAGAGTTCTAAAAAAGTGTACCAGTTGGGTGACGAGGTGGTTGTAAAAGTTAAAAATACCGATTTGGTTAGAAAACACTTAGATTTTAATCTTATTGGAAAACCTGAAGCCCAATAAAATTTTTAGAAATACCAACAACGGAATACTTTTTGATATTTAGCTTAAATCAACAAATAAAAAATTAATTCAATGAAACATGTAGTCATATTTTTAAGTCTTTTTATGTTTTCAACTGTAATCGCTCAAGAGCCTATTGAAAAATCGATAGGGGAATTTACAGAGTTAAAAGTTTATGATTTAATAGAGGTAGAACTCGTAAAATCAAATGACAATAAAGTTATTATTTCTGGAGAAAAAACAAATAGTGTTGTGGTGAGTAACCGAAACGGTAAACTAAAAATTAAAATGAAACTCAAGGAGATTTTTGATGGTAATAACACAAAGGTCACCTTGTATTATACTGCGCTTGATGTTATTGATGCAAACGAAGGGGCTAAAGTGCATTCTAAAGATGATATCAAGCAATTCGAAATAGATTTAAAAGCTCAAGAGGGCGCGACTATTAATGTGCCATTACAGGTTAATTACACCAATGTAAAGTCGGTTACAGGAGGTATAATTACCACTTCTGGTAAGTCTAAAAATCAAAAGGTGCGCTTATTAACTGGAGGTGTGTATAAGGGCGAAGCTTTAAATACAGAACATACCGATGTGTCTATAAATGCTGCTGGTGAAGCTCATGTTACGGCTTCAGAATTAGTTGATGTTAAAGTAAGGGCTGGGGGCGACGTATACATTTATGGCAGACCAAAGCATATTAACGAAACGACAGTTTTAGGAGGACGCGTTACCCGAATAAAATAATGTTACACCATACAAGCTCTAAACCCACGATTTACCGTGGGTTTTCTGTTAAATTATATCCTAAGCTTTGTAAAAACAATAAAATATTTCATTACTTTGTCTTAAGTGAATTATATTTATGTTTGATAATGTATTAGCAGCGATCCCATTTGGTATTATTTTAGCCTTTACCATAGGGCCTGTTTTTTTTGTTCTGTTAGAAACAAGTGCTACAAAAGGCTTTAAAAGTGCCTTAATTTTTGATTGTGGTGTTATACTTGCCGATATATTATTTATTCTTGTTGGCTTTTACAGTACCAGCAAGTTATTAGATAAAGTAAAAGACGATCCTAGTTTTTTAATTTTTGGAGGAGTTCTTTTAGTGGCCTACGGATTTATTTCTTTTCTTAAAACTTCAAAATCTTACCGTTCTATTGTTAATGAATACCACAGAGTCGAGATAAAAAAAGGCTACGGTAAACTGTTTTTAAAAGGCTTTTTACTTAATTTTATTAATATTGGCGTGTTAATAGGTTGGGTGGCTTTTATTGTTTTAGCAAACTCTTTAACCGAAACTAAAGAAGGTGTCGTGGTTTTTCTAGCCACTATTTTAATTGTCTATTTTTTGGTAGATTTAGCTAAAATAGCGTTGGCTAAGAAATTAAAAAATCGCCTTACACCAAGACTTATTTTTAAGACTAAAAAGATTGTAGCTCTTGTTATTCTGGGATTTGGAGTATTGCTTTTGGTTCAGGCTTTTTTTCCAAATGAAAAAGAACTGCTAAAAGAAAAATTTGAGCAAATTAATCCGATGAAAACAGAATAAATTTTGACTTAAGAATTTATGAATACGGCTTGAAAGGAATTTTATTTTATTTTTACTGTGGTACTTTGTTTTAAACCGCTTTTATTCTTTATCATTTATAGATATACGCTGAAATATAAATTGTTAGATTCTAGTAATAACGCCAACTTACTTTGTTAAACATACAGTTTAATAAGCGATACAATCATTTTCAATCTATTTTTCATATTCATGTTAAGATTAGTTTTTTCAGGGTAATTCATAATTTTTAAAGAATTCCCACATTATTGAACTTGCGTTAAAATGGTTTGTTATTTCATTATTTGTTAAGGCTTTTCCTCCGGGCCAAGTATGTCCACCATCTTGACTTACATAGAGTTCAATTCTAACATTATTATCACAATCTGAATATCTGAAAAAATCATAAGTATTTGTATTACTAAAAATAGTTTTTTTTATTAGACTGCAATTGTAATTATTGGCAATTATGCGCATTGTGGAGTCTACCGAAGGGAAGTTGTTGTTAATATTTGGTGCATTTGATAGACCTCCATTGTAAGGTGCAGTTAGATCTTGATAAGAATGAAAATGTATAATTGGAACTTTTCTTGAAGGGTTAAATGGAAAATCTTGTAATACCCCAGCAACAGCAGACACGGCTGCAAATTTGTTTGGAAAACGATTTGCCAACTTATATGCCATTTGGCCACCGTTAGAAAATCCTGTTGCATAAACCTTTTTACTATTTATTGATAATTCTATCTTTAATTTTTCGAGTAATGAATTTATAAATCCAATGTCGTCAGTTTCGAGTAATGTGGCCGAAGGGCAGCAATCTCCTGCATTCCAAGTTCGAAATCCTAAAGTTTTTAAACCTTTGGGATAAACAACAATAAAGTTTTCTGAATCAGAAAGTTGGGATAACTGAGACTGTCCTTCTATTCCTTTATAACCTAGTAATCCCCCTCCATGCATTGCAAAAATTAATGGATAAGAAATTGAAGTATTGTAACTTGCAGGTAAATGAACAAAATAAGTTCGCTCTAATCCCTCATGAACAATGGAGTCGTAATACTCCAAATCAATCTTGGTATTAATGGGATTGTCATCTTGTTTATTACATGCGAATAAAGTTATAAAGGCTAAAATGTATCGTATGTTTATCATTTTTTTATAGCTGTTTCCAGTTTAACTATGCTTAGTGCGGAAGTAAGGAAATTTTTCGTTTCTGTCTGAGCAAGAAGCTAAAACTTATTGTTTTTCTTTTTTATTTCAAATCTAAATTCATGAGATTTAGCAACATCATAAATATAAACAAACCATTCTGTACAAACCTAAAAGACCGAATGAGGTTAAGGTTGTTTAGGCTATCGTTTTTTTGCACACAATCTTACTACTCATAAAAATTTTTTAATACTCAAAATCATTACAATGATAAACCAGCAATTATAAAAATATATTTATAAAGGCCTGGAGGACTTTATTAAATAGGCTATAACTAGCAATTAAAATTATCGATCTGTATTCATCTTAGCTTCTCATAAACAACTTTTACAATTTTATATATCATATTACTTTTTGTAACCTTTTAAATTATTTATCATTTCTTCGTTCTTAAGCATTAGAATGACTTTTAAATCTATTAAAAGTTTAATACAAACTGCGGTAATTCTTCCTAGGTTGTCCGTTGCAAGTATGTTACAAAGTGTATCGCTGCCGACGTGCTGAGTTGGTGTATATTTAAAAATCGTGTTATCATCCGTTTTGAGATCTAATGTAGAACTCTTCAGTTATACAAAATAAGCAATTTTTTCTAATTGTCTTCCGTTCATTTCAGTCAAAAGAAACGTGGGTGGTCCTTGATATTTATTCTAGTTCGAATAATTGATTTTATTATTTTTATCACATTGATGTAGAAAATATATAAACAAGATTGAAATCAAAATCCCTCGAAATAATTCTATACATAATGTTTAAAATTATGTAGCCTTTATTCAGGACGAGTCATGTAGAAGGTTTTGCTTGGCTTTACTATAATTTTTTATAAAAATTAATCATATAAAAAACCTGCAAATAAATCTTAAAGGTTTTATCGAGGCGTCTATCAGACTTGAACTGCTGTAGAAGGTTTTGCTTGGTTTTACTATAATTTTTTATAAAAATTAATCATAAAAAAAACCTCCAAGTAAACTTGAAGGTTCTGTGAGGCGTCGAGCGGATTCGAACCGCTGTAGAAGGTTTTGCTTGGCTTTACTATAATTTTTTATAAAAATTAATCACAAAAAAACCTCCAAGTAAACTTGAAGGTTCTGTGAGGCGTCGAGCGGATTCGAACCGCTGTAGAAGGTTTTGCTTGGCTTTACTATAATTTTTTATAAAAATTAATCACAAAAAAACCTCCAAGTAAACTTGAAGGTTCTGTGAGGCGTCGAGCGGATTCGAACCGCTGTAGAAGGTTTTGCAGACCTCTGCCTAGCCACTCGGCCACGACGCCATTAATGATACTGCAAATGTAAGGAAAAATATTATTCTTCCTAATTAAAAGATACTTTTTCGTTTTTCTTTCATTTCAATAGTCACATATTCCACATCACCCCCAATTGGTGGATTAATTTTACTTACCGAAATATATGCTTTTTTAACCAATTTATCTTCCTTAAAAATACGGTTTAAAATACGTTTAGCTACGGTTTCAAGTAATTGCGATGGTTTAGCCATTTCTTCTTTTACAATGCGATTTAAAAACACGTAATCTACCGTATCATTTAGTTTATCGGTCCTCGACGATTTTTGTAAATCTGCTTTAACCTTTAAATCTACACGATAATCGCTGCCTATTTTAGTTTCTTCTTGTAAGCAACCATGGTACGCATATACACGAATATTTTCTACTTTTATAATTCCCATTTGGTATCTATTTAAGTCGGTAAAATTACCTAATTTTACACAATATTTTGTTTAATAGTATTAGTTTTTAAAATCTAATATATTCTAGTTTATTAGTTTTATGTCTGAAGAAAAAAAATCGCTCAATTTTATAGAGCAAATCATAGAAGAAGATTTAGCCAAGGGCATGCCTAAAAGCGATTTACGCTTTCGTTTTCCGCCAGAGCCTAATGGTTATTTACACATTGGTCATACAAAGGCCATTGGTATTAGTTTTGGTTTAGGCGAAAAATATAATGCGCCTGTAAATTTACGTTTCGACGATACCAATCCAGCTAAAGAAGAACAAGAATATGTCGATGCTATAAAACACGACATTTCTTGGTTGGGCTACACTTGGGCGAACGAACTGTATTCTTCAGATTATTTCCAGCAGCTATACGATTGGGCTGTTTTACTCATTAAAGACGGTAAAGCTTATGTCGATTCTCAATCGTCTGAAGCTATGGCCGAACAAAAAGGCACACCAACACAACCTGGTGTCGATGGACCGTATAGAAATCGAACAGTCGCAGAGAATTTAGATCTTTTTGAACGTATGAAAGCGGGCGAATTTGACGAAGGTACCCATATTTTACGGGCTAAAATTGATATGCAGCATCCTAATATGCTTATGCGTGACCCCATTATGTACCGTATTTTAAACAAGGCTCACCACAGAACGGGTAACGACTGGTGTATTTACCCCATGTACGATTGGACTCATGGCGAAAGCGATTATATTGAACAAATTTCACATTCGCTATGCTCGTTAGAGTTTAAACCCCACCGTGAGCTATACGACTGGTTTAAACATGAGGTTTATAAATACAGTAAGGATCAATATCCTAATTTGCCAAAACAACGTGAGTTTGCACGTTTAAATTTAAGCTATACCATTATGAGTAAGCGTAAATTATTACAATTGGTAGACGAGGGAATTGTAAACGATTGGGACGACCCACGTATGCCTACCATTTCGGGCTTACGTCGTCGCGGATATACACCAAATGCCATCAAGAAGTTTATTGAAACGGTTGGGGTAGCCAAACGAGATAATGTTATTGATGTATCTCTTTTAGAGTTTTGTATTCGTGAAGATTTAAACAAAACGGCACCAAGAGTTATGGCGGTTTTAAACCCGGTAAAACTGGTAATTACTAATTATCCTGAGACTAAAGAAGAATGGTTAGAAGCCGAAAATAACCCTGAAGACGAGGCTGCGGGGTATAGACAAGTGCCCTTTTCTCGTGAGTTATATATAGAACAAGAAGATTTTAAAGAAGTAGCTAACGACAAATTTTTTAGGTTAAAGTTAGGGGGTGAGGTTCGTCTTAAAAACGCTTATATTATAAAGGCAGATAAGGTACTAAAAGATGCTGCCGGCAATATTACTGAAATACAGTGTACTTACAGTGAAGATACCACCAAAAAAGTGAAGGGCACCTTACACTGGGTATCTATAAAACACGCGGTAAAAGCCGAGGTTAGAGAGTACGATAGGTTGTTTATGCACGAAGCTCCAGACAGCCAAGCTGATAAAAATTTTATGGATTTTGTAAACCCAAATTCCTTAAAAATAATTGAGTCCTATGTTGAACCCAGTTTAAAAACGGCTAAGGTAGGAGAGCGGTTTCAATTTCAGCGTTTAGGTTATTTTAAT
Encoded here:
- a CDS encoding glutamine--tRNA ligase/YqeY domain fusion protein, which codes for MSEEKKSLNFIEQIIEEDLAKGMPKSDLRFRFPPEPNGYLHIGHTKAIGISFGLGEKYNAPVNLRFDDTNPAKEEQEYVDAIKHDISWLGYTWANELYSSDYFQQLYDWAVLLIKDGKAYVDSQSSEAMAEQKGTPTQPGVDGPYRNRTVAENLDLFERMKAGEFDEGTHILRAKIDMQHPNMLMRDPIMYRILNKAHHRTGNDWCIYPMYDWTHGESDYIEQISHSLCSLEFKPHRELYDWFKHEVYKYSKDQYPNLPKQREFARLNLSYTIMSKRKLLQLVDEGIVNDWDDPRMPTISGLRRRGYTPNAIKKFIETVGVAKRDNVIDVSLLEFCIREDLNKTAPRVMAVLNPVKLVITNYPETKEEWLEAENNPEDEAAGYRQVPFSRELYIEQEDFKEVANDKFFRLKLGGEVRLKNAYIIKADKVLKDAAGNITEIQCTYSEDTTKKVKGTLHWVSIKHAVKAEVREYDRLFMHEAPDSQADKNFMDFVNPNSLKIIESYVEPSLKTAKVGERFQFQRLGYFNVDNDATTEHLVFNKTVGLRDSWAKQKPKKNTNTNVPKPQQQNQRKAISVIQQLGKKYTNLSEEKQLKMKSEIQVLADQVPYEDLEPLFGTAVKKAGTRIAVMITLGVLLKKGLARNEAINEFISKALEDKNLVLVAEAQELQ
- a CDS encoding ribonuclease R family protein; the encoded protein is MTRQRKGKSKKKGISNLSNTILSILKKDRNQAFNYKQIAAKIGVNDASSRNQIIKKLRDLQGKQEIEEVERGKFKAVVNTDYYTGILDLAAKGNGYIISDDFEDDVFIASNHINKALNGDEVEFYVYKRRKQGKLEGEITNIIARAKSEYVGVIQIQDKKNFAFVVVDNNKMYTDIFVPINKIYQAKDGDKVLVKIEDWPEKASSPHGKVLQVLGKPGDHDTEIHAILAEYGLPYDFPEAVEAYANQIDTTITADEIAKRRDMREDLTFTIDPKDAKDFDDALSFKVLDNGLYEIGIHIADVSHYVQEGTVLDDEAFERATSVYLVDRVVPMLPEVLSNNACSLRPNEEKYTFSAVFQINDKAEIKNEWFGRTVTYSDARFAYEEAQAIIEQNSSNSVETNQIENLDTFIPEAVSITGKSYNTAPEIAHAIVKMDKLAKIMRKKRMRSGAISFDKVEVKFNLDANNKPTGVFFKTSKDANKLIEEFMLLANRKVSEFIGKQNPKKTFIYRVHDEPDETKLAALNNVVSRFGYKLNFKDRKNVAASLNNLLKDVNGKKEQNLVDTLTIRTMSKAEYTTKNIGHYGLAFDYYSHFTSPIRRYPDVMAHRLLQHYLEGGKSVNQDVYEDKCNHSSNMENLSTRAERDSIKYMQIKFMEDHKEEAFLGVISGVTDWGIYVEIISNKCEGMVSVRDMKDDHYVFDQDQFAMVGKSSKKVYQLGDEVVVKVKNTDLVRKHLDFNLIGKPEAQ
- a CDS encoding LysE family translocator, with the translated sequence MFDNVLAAIPFGIILAFTIGPVFFVLLETSATKGFKSALIFDCGVILADILFILVGFYSTSKLLDKVKDDPSFLIFGGVLLVAYGFISFLKTSKSYRSIVNEYHRVEIKKGYGKLFLKGFLLNFINIGVLIGWVAFIVLANSLTETKEGVVVFLATILIVYFLVDLAKIALAKKLKNRLTPRLIFKTKKIVALVILGFGVLLLVQAFFPNEKELLKEKFEQINPMKTE
- a CDS encoding head GIN domain-containing protein: MKHVVIFLSLFMFSTVIAQEPIEKSIGEFTELKVYDLIEVELVKSNDNKVIISGEKTNSVVVSNRNGKLKIKMKLKEIFDGNNTKVTLYYTALDVIDANEGAKVHSKDDIKQFEIDLKAQEGATINVPLQVNYTNVKSVTGGIITTSGKSKNQKVRLLTGGVYKGEALNTEHTDVSINAAGEAHVTASELVDVKVRAGGDVYIYGRPKHINETTVLGGRVTRIK
- a CDS encoding alpha/beta hydrolase family esterase → MINIRYILAFITLFACNKQDDNPINTKIDLEYYDSIVHEGLERTYFVHLPASYNTSISYPLIFAMHGGGLLGYKGIEGQSQLSQLSDSENFIVVYPKGLKTLGFRTWNAGDCCPSATLLETDDIGFINSLLEKLKIELSINSKKVYATGFSNGGQMAYKLANRFPNKFAAVSAVAGVLQDFPFNPSRKVPIIHFHSYQDLTAPYNGGLSNAPNINNNFPSVDSTMRIIANNYNCSLIKKTIFSNTNTYDFFRYSDCDNNVRIELYVSQDGGHTWPGGKALTNNEITNHFNASSIMWEFFKNYELP
- the rpiB gene encoding ribose 5-phosphate isomerase B — protein: MKIAIGNDHAGTDYKFAIIKHLESKGYAITNYGTNTDDSVDYPDFVHPVAQDVVDKKVDFGILLCGSANGVAMTANKYQQIRAGLCWNKEIVSLIRQHNNANVLCIPARFTSVQQAVEMVDTFLNTDFEGGRHQNRVNKIPMCS
- the folB gene encoding dihydroneopterin aldolase, which encodes MGIIKVENIRVYAYHGCLQEETKIGSDYRVDLKVKADLQKSSRTDKLNDTVDYVFLNRIVKEEMAKPSQLLETVAKRILNRIFKEDKLVKKAYISVSKINPPIGGDVEYVTIEMKEKRKSIF